The genomic DNA TCTCCTGCCGCAAAACGTTCCTTCTGAATTTGGCCCgtgcgttttggaaccaaacctGCAAACCAACCCCAATGTCTTTACTTTTTTTATGTCTGCTGCGAATTACTTGTAATAAATCTGCCTCTAGAATGTTAACATCACAATTTTACCACTAGTAAACAATGCCATAATGAACAAAGCTGACGAAGAAATACTATTTGGGAATATTAGAGGTAAAGGGGGCCTTAGGTTTCGCTGCAACAGTCAGTTGATTAGAAAGCAAACAGGGTGTCCTCAAAATCTATACATATTCTGAGTGCTTGTATTTATGCACAATAAATTATCAGCACTGTTTATGGTTTTTTCTTGTTTACTGTGGGGTGTACAGTTATTTGTACACTATATATTTCAAAAATACTTTTGGGTTCTTTAAAGAACCCCTCACCCTGAATATTAAGTGTACCTCTCAGACATTTCAAACCAAGTCTGCATTTAGATGGTAAAAGTAGAATGGATAATATTTGTTTAAAATGCAGTTTTCATTTTATTGCTCTATTTATTTGTATGCTATTATATTGAAATGTGTGTTATTACTCAACATTAAAGTGAGCAAATGACAATGGATGCATGGAAAATGAATGAACACAAAGCGAGAACACAAAAGGTTGGATGAgtgatttaaaataataataataatcgcctgacaaggggccacatgaaaTGAGGTCTAGCTTACCTGGAGAACTCTTTTGGTCAGGCCCGTCTTCTGAGCAAGCTGTTTTAAGTCCTTGGCGTCAGGGTTGTGGTTAATGGCAAAGTAGGACTTCATGGTACGGAGCTGGTGGTGTTTGAAGGACGTCCGCATGCGCTTGGTCTTCTGCGAGGGTGGGTAGGGTTGCTGGTCCCGATCCAGATGGTCCGCTTCGTTCTCATTACAACCTGAGCAGCGAGACGAGGAAAAACCAGACTGAGCGGAAGGAGCGAAACGTGCACTAAAAACACGAAGAAATGTTCCTGAGATACGTGTAAGAACGCGGGAATATTCACTTATATGTACCCCAGTACTAAGTGTTTAGAAACCATGAATATTATGTTTATGAATTAATATAGCAAATAGTAGACTGGAATGGAAAAGCGTTAAACGTAATAGCAAAACTGCGTAAAATACAAGTTCAcgcacaataaataaaaatatggaAAATTACAAAAACGTCATGCTGTTGAAATCCTATTTAGGACACTAAAGTAACAACTGTTCTTTGATGTTTTTGTATTACACTTACGAAACTAAAAAAATATGGGGGAAAATGTGGGTAAAGAAAATCAATTTTGTTAAGCTCTTTTCATTTGATCATTAATATATAGTTTTCCGTACGTAGAAGAATATTTTAattaggtgtatgtgtgtctaaAACTGTAGTGTAATGTATATCGTGTAAATTAATAATTCGTTTCGAAATTCACATTAGAAATCTACAAAACGGACGAACGTTTATCTGTGACATTTAAACTAAATACCACGTGTGCGTAGAGCTGACGTTGTTTTTATAATTTTGGAAAGTTGAAACAATAACTAAGTGCATTGCACACATTCTTGCATTCTTGcaataatttaaaaaacaacGAGCTGGTTCCATGACTTATACAGACTTATAGCTACATGTACAGTACCGATAAACATTTACTCCTTGTGTACTTCATATTGTTTTAaatctaatgtgtgtgtgtgtgtgtgtgtgtgtgtgtgtgtgtatatatatatagtgactttatatatatatacacatactatgtatatatatatatatatatatatatatatatatatatatatatatatatatatatatatatatatatatatatatatacattttcctGTTGATGTTTGACAACCTAATAGTCAAATACTAAAATACTAAACAGTATTCATGATAACTGGGATAAATATATAATGTAATGTTTTACAATACGTAGTAGTTTATGTATGCAGTGTAATGTTTACATTAAGAACTGTTACGAGCTtaaaaatattttgaattaaCAAAATGTTCTGACGCATGGGTCAGACTCATCGCAACAAGTCTGTCTATCCTGACTCCGTGAGTTCCACCGTTTACCACTAGGGGTCTCTGTATACAAATACTATAGGCTACATAGCTGAAACGTGCCAgccaaaaaaacaagaaaacaacTTTTAAGTTTCGCTGCTGATGATTCACAGTGACCTGGGCCGAACTAATAAACATCATATCTAAACAAATGTTGGATTTCAAAACCAATATAAAGTCTGACACCCAACCAAACAACTTTGCGGCTAAAGATTGTCCACGTGCGCTGCTCGAGTTCTAGCTGTAGGTGCTGCGTTGTGTGACACGTCGCTACGTCCACGTTCAGGTCAAGTCTACATACACCATGACCTGTTTGAAAACAGCGCATAACCTCCCTGGAACATATGCACTGTTTAATGAAAATATCGGTTAATTAAAAAGCTTTTTGAATCCACAAAATAATATTTTCTATTATAAGCCATCTCACAACAAATAGGAACTACTAACGTCTATTGTAAAGAATGTACAATGCATGCTGAAATATGTCTACATCGTTTATCGGGGCCTAAAAGCGTGTGTTATAACAGCAGTAATGACTCCTCTGAAACAGATTCACTGATGGGAACCCAGAGATTCCGACGTCGCCTTCAATTAACAAAGAACAATTAACACGCATATTTCCCTTATTCTCCTCATTCATGGAGAGCGGCAGAAACCTGGCACACAAAGCCAAACTTTCCCAAGCAGACATTAATTGCATCAGCGATTACAAAAGGAGCACAGCGGGGTTGTGTTGTGACATTCCATGTGTGAATACAACGGTATTTTTCAGGATGAACTTGGAATTAGTCAGGATTTAAAGCATATTCATATAAATATTATAACATAAATATTCAGAGGGCCATTTCTTACTATGGTCTATATTGTAATAAAGGTGACGATTCCCTGCAAGCGATTAGGTCAGAGGTTAATTCCTCCGGGAATTCTAAATTATATTTCTAAATTTGATTAGCCTACGTACTAATGAGCTAACCATTTTATAAGTAGGAACATTAAttactaaaaaataataattcatgcTTTCCAGTTGGCGCAGAACACTGAGCAGTTAGCTAACAATACAACTGATATGTAGTAGGCTACCCACTTCTTTAAATCTAACTATTTCCCTGTGAGAATAATTCGGCTCAAAATGCTACAAAAATGAGAGATTTTATGTCTTTGATAAAAACGCTGTAAAATGCCTAATTTGTAACGTATGCTCTGGTAATCCACTTTTAATAAGGTATTTTAATGTAGCCTATTTATTAATGTAAATATTAATGTAATGTTCTAATGTAATAATGTTTGAAGGTATTGTTGATAGCTGTACTGGGCTTACTCTACCTGGAATGAGAGAGGATGAATAATAAGGCCTCACCTGAGTTGTAGGTGGTGATGTCTATCCCCATCGCCGGGCTCTTCCGTTTCCGAGGCCTCCCTTTCTGCACCGTGCCGGTGCCGTTGAAGTAAGGCAACGCTAGACCTCCGCCTTTGGCCGCTAATTCGGCGTAGTTTAACTGGGGGTGGTATTCTCCCTGGATAAGGGTTTCGAAGTGAACCCGGCAGTAAACCAGGTTATCTTTCATGCCGAAGTGGTCGCCCGTGGTCAGGGTTTTGTTGCAGGAGGTGCAGGTGAAGCAGCTCAGGTGGTACACCGAGTCCCGGGCGCGCATCACCATCTCCGAGGCCGAGATGCCGAGGTGGCAGCGGGCACATCTCTGCACCGAGAACCTTCTGGAACAGTGAACGTTATTTACAATCAAATCCAGGCACACACAGTAGACATAAAacgttttttatttatttgagctgtttttatttttccattttAGTCTAAATGTCGAACATTTAAGGTCGTATAAACCCTTATTTGTGTCCTATAGGGATGTAGGCCTACAATCTGCCCGAATGGTCTAAATTAGGTTTTTTATGTAAACAAACGTGTCTGCGTCTGTTTTCTTCTAGAATAAGTTTCGGAATGTACGGCAAATTAGTTTAATCAGGCCAGTAAACGTAAAGTTTTAGCTAAGAAAAAGGTAGCTAATATGTAGGGTAGCCTATAACAGTTTAATATAATTGTTCTGCTCACACATTTTATTCAGAAGACCCATACGTATCTGAACACATGTTCCGTGTGTGATCCTACCTGTAGTAATCCTCTTTGCAGTAAATGCTGCCATCCTTAGCGAAACACGTCAGCTCCGATTCAAGGGCCAGTTTACATTCACAGCACTTCAGACACCGGAGGTGCCACTGTTTGTCCACGGCTAGCAGGTAGTACCGGTCGGAGATTTTACCGCCGCAGCCGGCGCACAGTGCCGGTTTCTCTGGGCTCATGGAGGGCAAACTCTGAGAACACATGAGAACATATGAGAACACATGAGAACACACAAGAACACGTGAGAACACATGATAACACACGAGAACATATGAGAACACATGAGAACACACGAGAACACACGAGAACATATGAGAACATATGAGAACGCATGAGAACACATGAGAACATATGAGAACACACAAGAACACATGAGAACACATGAGAACACATGAGAGCACATGAGAACCCACGAGAACACATGAGAACACATGAGAACACACGAGAACACATGAGAGCACATGAGAACATATGAGAACACACGAGTCAGCGGGTGGGTGTTTCACACAACATTTCTCTTTCCTCGCACGTTATTGTGTTAACCCCTACTACGTGAATTAACTTAGACTTCTTCAGACACCATTTGAAGTCTAAAACAAAGTAGACCGCAGTCCAGAAAACTGGTAAAAAAATATGACTATCAATGATCGTATGTGCAGTTTTTATCTTGAGTATAGGCCTCAATGGTCATTTgtctgaaataataataataataattattattattatatgctactatagttgttgttgttgttgtcgtcGTTGTTGTGTTGTTGCTGCTTTTATTAACTTTACATTTCACTTCCACAGCCTAATTGTTAAACCGTTTTTCTTCttgccaaaaacaaaaaaaaatagtgGATGAGTTCACAGCATACTTTGCTTTCCTGTTCCATAAAAAGTGTGATTTTTTAATTTTGCCATATTTTTGCATATAAGCTAAACAGTAAGTCTATAGGAGCGACGTGTTAACGTTACTATTTTTTCATTTAACCAGATCACAAGAAAACAACACAAAATTACCAACGAATGACCTACTCCGCGTAAAATACCGTAAGTTCGACGGTATTGCTTTTGTGAAATATTCTGTATATAAGCAGACTCACCGTCTCTCTCCCGTTCATCTGGACCGTTTTGGCCAAACGAGACTCCGTTTTAGACCTCCGTTCCATTTCCTCCATGATTCCTTGTATATGATCCCCGGAGATACCGTGGAAGAGCATGGCTGTGGGACGCAGAGTGCAGCTTTCGTGTGCCGTGCAGCCCACAACTTCCATATACAGCGCCCCGCAGCCCTATAACATCCGAATGGATCTGCTGCAAAACAGTCACGCAAACGGAGCTAGGCGTCAGTAGGGTGTCTTCTAGGCAGGGACAGTGGAAAACATGAATATTTGTTGGATAGCGCAATGTGCACGGTCCACTTCGTCAACGTCTTGTTGAAAAAAAGAAGTATAGTCCGGGTAATGAGGCAGTCGGTAAAAACCTGGCCAACGTTTGCGGCGTACGAAGGTTTAATTGCGTGATTTAGTCCCAGTTTGCTATAAGAGTTCCGAGTGCGTGAAAGTCGGGTTTGGGACTGTCTGAGTTTCAGAGCCGTGTCCTATTTGTGAAGAGAGCAAACGCCTGCCCAGCTTGGGTAATTTGGTAGGAGgagttctccctctctcaattGCTACTGATTTCTATTCACCAACAAAGAcctgtcactctctcctcaaACCCCTGATGATGGGCAACACGAGCTTGGAAAGCTGCTggtattttacttttttttttttacttatctACATTTAAACAGTTTAAATGAATTCTGATGGTTTGTCTTGGTGTCTTGTGGCGTGACCATTGGAAAGGGGGAGTTGAAAAGTAGGCTAGTCAAGATTAAATGTGAGTAAATTCTGGATTAGGTCTTCAGACACTGTCTTTACCTGAACACCTGCCTCAAATTCTGTAGAAGTTTTGTAAAAGAAACTCAGTTTAGGTAGTTGTCCAAACTATAATGCTGTCTGACCTTAGGCCATTAGTAAAGTGTCGTCAGAAAGATGGCACAATATTGGCTTACTCCTTATGCTTGAgtgtaaacctgtgtgtgtgtgtgtgtgtgtgtgtgtgtgtgtgtgtgtgtgtgtgtgtgtgtgtgtgtgtgtgtgtgtgtgtgcatggactTGTATGTGCTTAGAAACAAACTAAGAATTTAGATGTACATTCTTAcgtttgttttttgttattaTGTTGATACTGGATTAAAACCAGTTCACTACTAAATGGTTTTCCTTAAGGTACAAACATAAGTATATGGAtgacgcgtgcgtgtgtgtgtgtgtgtgtgtgtgtgtgtgtgtgtgtgtgtgtgtgtgtgtgtgtgtgtgtgtgtgtgtgtgtgtgtgtatttatgtgtgtgtgtgtgtgtgtgtgtgtatttatgtgcgtgtgtgcgtgcgtgcgtgtgtatcacagagagaaagagagagagagagagagagaaataacgGGATTATAACGGGGAAACAACTAACCTAATAAATGGTTTTTTCATGGCATTTTCGCGGTTTATTTTTTGTACTCTTACATTGTGTGATTATTAGTTAAACCATTTATTTATGACATTTTGCAGCCAATATAGAAATTATTTCGGAACAGTCGAAAAGGAAACAGCATGCCGTTGGTGATTTTAACGATTTTTAATGGTAAGGTGGTATTGAAATTGAAGCTATGTttatttaagacattttaatcaTTCAAAATTGTTTTTTCTCAATAGGCTTTTAACGATATACACTGGCTAGTCTATTCATATATGTTTTATTTACTCGGCTATTTAAAAAAGCATCTATGATTTGGATGATCGACATTGTTAAGAGCACTGTATATAAATAATCCAATTAGGCCTTACAATAATCCGCCTGCCGTGAGATTAATTTGATAATGCTTTTGTTCTTTTTCGTTCTGTCAGTTTGATACTCTCGTCTGAGGCATGATGGAAAAAGACACTGAAAATTAGGCTCACGTGCAAATAGCAATTGCCAAGTTTTATTGCTCTCAAAAATAATTAGTCTGCCGTATGATCGGAAGCGTTTAAGTGGTCGTATGGTAAATTGTTGAACTGATAGCATTAGACAAGTAGCTATTCGCAAATAATATATTGATTTGGTTTTTAAAAGTTTGTCTAATTTTAAGCAGTTTAATAGGTTACAAATGATTTTTTTCTAGGCCTACTTTAAAAACACTAAAACCTTGTGTTACTTCATGTATCTCAAACCAAGCCCACTAGTCCTTACCTGTTCACGTGGATGAATAAAATGATTAAAAGAGAATTAATCATTTGTTGTGGTACGGCTTCGAATGACACAGAAACAATTATTCGGAAATCTAATTAGACACAGATTTCTTAGGAAATTAACTTAGTTCGCAATAAAAAgccattttgtatttttacatgATATGTGCTCTccctaaaaacaaaaacatgacaaCAATCTTAATTGGTGTACGTAATCATGTTGCTTTTCGCATTTAAAGAGTCCATTTTTTTCTGACTGCAGCGTCAGACTGAGGTGAGAAATAGGCCAACTCATAACATAAATATAGCTCCAAACATATCATGCTGTTTACGCCGAAATAGTTTTTTATTCCGAATTGAATTAGCGCGATATCACAAAAATTGAAAACACAGAAATTTGAATATTTCATGTGATTTTTCGATCTGCGTTGTCTGATCTTACCTGTCTGTTATAAATGTAAATAGCCCTTGGACCCAAGCTCTCCGTTCCAGTTATAGCACATTTTGCCCCTGAACTCGTCATATAAGTAATACCCCTATATCCGGAAATAACGAGCATTGCGCACTTTATGCCTTAAATAGAAACATATTGTGATCCTGTGAGTGCATGTAGAAAATCGTGGTTTACCGTGAGCGTCGGTTCCGTCCCGTATCCACCCGTGACAGAGAGAGGATGGGTTGGCTGTATGGCACAGACAGAGACGGGAGAGATATCCTACCACCAGATGGGGGTTGTTCCTTGTTCCTTGTCCATGTGGGTGTCAATTACAACAAACCCACGCAAGGAAAGAATATATATGCATGTGATTCATTTTTATAATTTATCTAAAATACAAGGCCTTGTTCGGATTTTAAGACACAGGTGAAAATAACTCTCATTTTTTGCTGGTCTAACCTGAGAGCGCGTGAAATGAATGGGCCCAATCATTTTGGTTTTCGTGTATGACATATCAAGTCTGTTTCAGTTAGTGTCTGAATAAACGTTGATTGTTGTACCTGTTTCTTTAAAGATGGTCAACGTGTTCGTGTATGTAATAGGATACAGTTAAACATCTGACTGGCACTCCTAATCGCTTCATTTACAACGAATTATGTCATCTAAGTTTATCACGTGCATTGACTTGCATTGAAAAAATGATACACTGCAAAGACCAACGTCTGCATTGAGTCAGCTGTAGTATTTTACCACAAGTCACACTAATATTAACATATACTATAATCAGCCTAATTTGATGCTCCATCATCTACTGATCAAGGAACTGGCACATATTTGGGGCCTGTGTATGTATCAGTAACGTAGTCTACACTCGGAACTGCATCTGAGCAATTTGGCTTATTTAAGAAAGCATTTTCGAGTTCATAGAAAGTGTGACGCCGTGGATCGGAAATTAAACTAACTATATGTTTCTGAATGCGTCGACGCGTGAGTGTCACTTGGAAAACATCATATAGTTGGAAAAAAACTCTTAATTAGGTTACGTTACTTTTCGTTTTATCTGAGGTGTAGAATCCAACGGATTAGGTGCGTGCGCCTCAATCAATTCTTCAAACTAAGTTAAATTTAGCTACGAGTGGCCTATTGCTCGAGTTAAAGTTATTCTTCAGAAAACACATAAGCGTGAAGAAAATCCACGAGGTCGAAACAATATTCCTTAGTTCAATACATTTGTTTCCTCAGCATCCAAGGGAAAACGTTTCGTGTGATTTTTCCAATAAGAATCAAACGTTAAAGAATTATTAAAAACGTGTAGAAGCAATATTGGAGCTGGTGCACTTCTCTCCCGGAATAGGCCTACGTGGACAGCCCATCTGGCTATGCTTATTAATTCTTCAGTGTTTGGTAACATACACATATTCTGGCATTATGTTTCATTTTTCAGAGATTATCATTAACAGTATTAACTTTAGGTGTTACAGCCGAAAATAAAACGAAGTCATATTCTCAAAGTGGGCCTTTTATCCAAATATAGGCTTGTATAAAACGTACCAGGTTTTTAGGAAATAGCCTGTAATATTTTAGTCCCTACTGGAATATAATGTAAGAGTATTATTCTGGGTTAGGTACGGTTCATTCATGGTTCAGTCGAGTTGACGTGTAGCCACAGAACCTGTAACGTGGCCCTGACGGAGCTCACGGCTCCCGAACCACGCTGCGGTGTTTACCAACGTAAATAAGGACACGGACAGAATATCTCCTGTAGAGTGGTGGAGCATTTCTGGAAGGCTCTGAATTACGCAGCAGATTGCTGTGCACCGGTATTTAGAGCTTTGATTCTAATAGCGGACGTTAATTCTGAAGAGCCTAATGAGAATTTACACCCCCAACCTCCGCACCCCAAACGTGTgcttccc from Brachyhypopomus gauderio isolate BG-103 chromosome 12, BGAUD_0.2, whole genome shotgun sequence includes the following:
- the lhx9 gene encoding LIM/homeobox protein Lhx9 isoform X1, with product MEVVGCTAHESCTLRPTAMLFHGISGDHIQGIMEEMERRSKTESRLAKTVQMNGRETSLPSMSPEKPALCAGCGGKISDRYYLLAVDKQWHLRCLKCCECKLALESELTCFAKDGSIYCKEDYYRRFSVQRCARCHLGISASEMVMRARDSVYHLSCFTCTSCNKTLTTGDHFGMKDNLVYCRVHFETLIQGEYHPQLNYAELAAKGGGLALPYFNGTGTVQKGRPRKRKSPAMGIDITTYNSGCNENEADHLDRDQQPYPPSQKTKRMRTSFKHHQLRTMKSYFAINHNPDAKDLKQLAQKTGLTKRVLQVWFQNARAKFRRNVLRQENGGVDKADGTSLPPPSSDSGALTPPSTATTLTDLTNPSITVVTSVTSSLDSHESGSPPQTTLTNLF
- the lhx9 gene encoding LIM/homeobox protein Lhx9 isoform X2, which produces MEVVGCTAHESCTLRPTAMLFHGISGDHIQGIMEEMERRSKTESRLAKTVQMNGRETSLPSMSPEKPALCAGCGGKISDRYYLLAVDKQWHLRCLKCCECKLALESELTCFAKDGSIYCKEDYYRFSVQRCARCHLGISASEMVMRARDSVYHLSCFTCTSCNKTLTTGDHFGMKDNLVYCRVHFETLIQGEYHPQLNYAELAAKGGGLALPYFNGTGTVQKGRPRKRKSPAMGIDITTYNSGCNENEADHLDRDQQPYPPSQKTKRMRTSFKHHQLRTMKSYFAINHNPDAKDLKQLAQKTGLTKRVLQVWFQNARAKFRRNVLRQENGGVDKADGTSLPPPSSDSGALTPPSTATTLTDLTNPSITVVTSVTSSLDSHESGSPPQTTLTNLF
- the lhx9 gene encoding LIM/homeobox protein Lhx9 isoform X3, producing the protein MEVVGCTAHESCTLRPTAMLFHGISGDHIQGIMEEMERRSKTESRLAKTVQMNGRETSLPSMSPEKPALCAGCGGKISDRYYLLAVDKQWHLRCLKCCECKLALESELTCFAKDGSIYCKEDYYRRFSVQRCARCHLGISASEMVMRARDSVYHLSCFTCTSCNKTLTTGDHFGMKDNLVYCRVHFETLIQGEYHPQLNYAELAAKGGGLALPYFNGTGTVQKGRPRKRKSPAMGIDITTYNSGCNENEADHLDRDQQPYPPSQKTKRMRTSFKHHQLRTMKSYFAINHNPDAKDLKQLAQKTGLTKRVLQGEQILGHYSHTSRRLKIP